A single region of the Photobacterium sanguinicancri genome encodes:
- the tssL gene encoding type VI secretion system protein TssL, long form: MSDQTVLKPQPGKRKSHAPQSKPEVVNEADLNQTVLVMQANKSANTRRLPSLGENPLVDQASGILSLIGQIRSTHDHSDVTFLRQTCIEKVREYENQLRGLAVASDDIEAARYCLCSFLDETVLNTPWGEQSVWRSESLLSVFHAETWGGDYFYSLLDKALLQPHQFYQRLELQHLCLALGFTGKLRIAERGEEKLQAYRSQVSEALTQVKGKQQQLLSPEWQANVLGGSETHSGIPLWVTGSFFGLLMLSMYMGFNYHINTYSNPAFQSLSGLVPAHIDESEVQYYQDPAALKLQQLLQSEVERALLEFEKHPDRIRLIIKSSELFASGSNEIQASVMPVLSKIAHALESTTGRVMIVGHTDDRPIFTSKYPSNWHLSLARATSVANVLAMGTELRGRLWPEGQGDANPRQPNTSDKNRASNRRVEIDLLYQQRRAEK, from the coding sequence ATGTCCGATCAAACCGTTTTGAAACCTCAGCCTGGCAAGCGTAAGAGTCATGCGCCGCAGAGTAAACCTGAAGTGGTTAACGAGGCCGATTTAAATCAAACGGTACTTGTGATGCAAGCAAATAAAAGCGCGAATACGCGTCGCTTGCCTTCTTTGGGTGAAAATCCCTTGGTTGATCAAGCGAGCGGTATTTTGTCATTGATTGGCCAAATTCGATCAACACATGATCACAGTGATGTGACTTTTCTGCGTCAGACATGTATCGAAAAGGTGCGTGAATATGAAAATCAATTACGAGGGTTAGCCGTCGCGAGTGACGATATTGAAGCAGCCCGTTATTGCTTGTGCTCTTTTTTAGATGAAACCGTATTGAATACTCCTTGGGGGGAGCAGTCGGTATGGCGTTCAGAAAGTTTACTATCGGTATTTCATGCTGAAACATGGGGCGGAGATTACTTTTATTCTTTACTAGATAAGGCGTTATTGCAGCCCCATCAGTTTTATCAACGACTCGAGTTACAACACCTTTGTTTAGCATTAGGGTTTACTGGCAAGCTACGAATTGCAGAACGTGGTGAAGAAAAACTGCAAGCATATCGCTCGCAGGTGTCTGAAGCTTTGACCCAAGTAAAAGGCAAACAACAGCAATTACTGTCACCAGAATGGCAAGCGAATGTTCTTGGGGGAAGTGAAACGCACAGTGGGATCCCATTATGGGTAACCGGGTCTTTTTTTGGATTGCTGATGCTCTCTATGTATATGGGGTTTAACTACCATATAAATACTTATTCTAATCCAGCATTTCAGTCATTGAGTGGCTTAGTTCCCGCGCATATTGACGAATCTGAGGTGCAATACTATCAAGATCCAGCCGCGCTGAAGTTACAACAGCTGTTGCAATCGGAAGTTGAACGAGCACTACTCGAGTTTGAAAAACACCCTGATCGTATTCGCCTTATTATTAAATCCAGTGAACTGTTTGCCTCTGGAAGTAATGAGATCCAAGCATCTGTTATGCCAGTGCTATCTAAAATTGCCCATGCACTCGAATCTACAACAGGTCGAGTGATGATTGTTGGGCATACTGATGATCGCCCGATCTTTACCAGTAAATACCCCTCTAATTGGCACTTATCACTCGCGCGTGCAACGTCTGTTGCCAATGTGCTAGCAATGGGCACTGAACTTCGAGGGCGCTTGTGGCCTGAAGGTCAAGGTGATGCAAATCCACGCCAGCCGAATACCAGCGATAAAAATCGTGCGAGTAACCGCCGAGTCGAAATCGACCTCTTATATCAACAACGCAGGGCTGAAAAATAA
- the tssK gene encoding type VI secretion system baseplate subunit TssK — protein MSNWERVAWCEGMFLRPQHFQQQERYILNESSTFSSHLATYPWGVIELLLDDALLKQSTFALKKANVVMPDSRVLLSPLRDQLPESLTIDKNTKDRTVVIAVPMEQANSTTISSMGDNQVTRYHFKDQTIVDTSGNLGEEVLQLASLAIELKLDSERLTGYYTLPIARIVEVTNEGNIILDQHFIPPTLNAQLNPNIHGLLSSLVGKIKLRADTLAGRLNHSQGNATSIADFLMLQTLNRYEPVLKHYSTIEGTHPETICQLLYGMAGELATYASSRKRPSELPVYTHNGLTDVFSKLSGVLNQCLSTVLEQTAIQIPIETTKFGIHIASVADKTLLAKSQFVLAVKADIEPEELRKRFPAQVKIGPVEHIRDLVNNQLQGISVDALPVAPRQIPYHSGFHYFQLDKSNDYWARLDASGGIAIHLSGNYPSLSLQCWSVSQ, from the coding sequence ATGAGTAACTGGGAACGTGTTGCTTGGTGTGAAGGGATGTTTTTAAGGCCGCAGCACTTTCAACAACAAGAGCGCTATATATTAAATGAAAGTTCAACATTTTCGAGTCACTTAGCAACTTACCCTTGGGGAGTTATTGAGCTATTGCTTGATGACGCTTTATTAAAGCAGAGTACGTTCGCTTTAAAAAAAGCGAATGTCGTTATGCCTGATAGTCGCGTCTTATTATCACCTCTGCGCGATCAGTTACCTGAGTCGCTCACCATTGATAAAAACACAAAAGATCGTACTGTTGTTATTGCCGTTCCTATGGAGCAAGCAAACAGTACCACTATTTCAAGTATGGGTGATAACCAAGTCACTCGCTATCATTTTAAAGATCAAACAATTGTTGATACAAGCGGAAATTTAGGGGAAGAGGTCCTTCAATTAGCGTCACTGGCTATCGAATTAAAACTCGATAGCGAGCGCTTAACAGGCTATTACACATTACCGATAGCCCGTATTGTTGAAGTGACGAATGAAGGCAATATCATTTTAGATCAGCACTTCATTCCACCAACGCTAAATGCGCAGTTAAACCCCAATATTCATGGCTTACTTTCTAGCCTCGTTGGCAAAATAAAATTACGGGCTGATACGTTGGCAGGGCGCTTAAATCACTCACAAGGTAATGCAACCTCGATTGCAGACTTTTTGATGTTGCAGACACTAAACCGTTACGAACCTGTATTAAAGCATTATTCAACAATCGAAGGTACGCACCCAGAGACAATCTGTCAGTTACTTTATGGTATGGCTGGGGAGCTAGCAACTTATGCCAGTAGCCGGAAGCGCCCTTCTGAATTGCCGGTGTATACGCATAACGGGTTAACAGACGTTTTTAGCAAACTCTCAGGTGTACTTAATCAATGCTTAAGTACAGTCCTTGAACAAACAGCGATTCAGATCCCGATTGAAACGACAAAATTTGGCATTCATATCGCTTCCGTAGCGGATAAGACGCTGTTGGCGAAAAGCCAATTTGTTTTGGCTGTTAAAGCGGATATTGAGCCTGAAGAGTTGCGTAAACGCTTCCCTGCACAGGTGAAAATTGGCCCTGTTGAACATATCCGTGATTTGGTTAATAACCAACTGCAAGGGATTTCTGTTGATGCGCTACCTGTGGCACCACGACAAATTCCATACCATTCAGGTTTCCATTATTTTCAATTAGATAAAAGTAATGACTACTGGGCGCGTTTGGATGCCAGTGGTGGTATCGCAATCCACTTGTCAGGTAATTACCCATCGTTAAGTTTGCAGTGCTGGTCAGTTAGTCAATAA
- the tssJ gene encoding type VI secretion system lipoprotein TssJ: MLNTIKLYLFSMLMMIFLNGCTVANLVVDPYATLKFDVSNKVNPDLNGRASPVVVKIYELQSKTIFESQDFFMIYDEADNIFGPDLVSKDTLSLSPGEELSFDIKMSPGSKYVGVVVAYRDLENAKWREIIEIDHKGYNTYKLIIDKLSIHVEKP; encoded by the coding sequence ATGCTTAATACTATTAAATTATATTTATTTTCTATGTTGATGATGATTTTTTTGAATGGATGTACGGTAGCAAACCTTGTTGTTGACCCTTATGCAACCCTAAAGTTTGATGTTAGTAATAAAGTTAATCCTGATTTAAATGGGCGAGCATCACCTGTTGTTGTGAAAATCTATGAATTACAATCAAAAACGATATTTGAAAGCCAAGATTTCTTCATGATTTATGATGAGGCGGATAATATTTTTGGCCCTGATTTAGTCTCGAAAGATACACTGTCTTTATCGCCAGGCGAAGAGCTTTCTTTCGATATAAAAATGTCACCAGGTAGTAAATATGTTGGTGTGGTTGTTGCTTATCGAGATTTAGAAAATGCCAAATGGCGTGAAATAATTGAAATCGATCATAAAGGCTATAATACCTACAAGCTTATTATAGATAAGTTATCAATACATGTAGAGAAGCCTTAA
- the tagH gene encoding type VI secretion system-associated FHA domain protein TagH, translating to MDFQLSVISYHRYTSQLDAVKPLNSVKENTPLFIGRSELCDWNLPDPERVISSKHAVIENQDGRLYIKDLSTNGLFINRNVEPLGKNKHHQLAIGDVISLSDYEIEVQVFTSDKVEPSSKRAEASQSNSDELGIPAKDLMLKSDAKKESISEVNNELYIGNIQDSFTSPSNESIDLMQFNESIPEDWSVLFEEPTPINSVSQAPQYNKASQVVGNQHDCVEATEGQEESSEIVTENTNSSMRPQPVQPKKTPLGTLSLAEENDESKLLQAFIEGMKVHGHQIHPEMNEQWWYEMGESVCLLLTGLMTTLQKRSDFKQTNRLMHTSFKRQENNPLKFSANFEDAIHNLYHRKSPSFLSAPRAIQEAFSDIDQHEKAMVYGTKGAVKGVMSALEPNRVTSIEPPEGLLSNWFGSKQKANNWQRYEALFYELESDLRQEQPFYLDDFVKHYEASLKGMGEK from the coding sequence ATGGATTTTCAACTTTCAGTTATTAGCTATCATCGCTATACATCTCAATTAGACGCCGTTAAACCTTTAAATAGCGTCAAAGAAAACACACCGCTTTTTATTGGTCGTTCTGAATTATGTGATTGGAATTTGCCCGATCCAGAACGTGTTATTTCAAGTAAACATGCTGTGATAGAAAATCAAGACGGAAGATTATATATTAAGGACTTGTCAACAAATGGGTTGTTTATTAATCGTAATGTTGAGCCGTTAGGCAAAAACAAACATCACCAACTCGCTATTGGTGATGTGATATCACTAAGTGATTATGAAATAGAAGTGCAAGTGTTTACTTCTGATAAAGTTGAACCGAGCTCTAAACGGGCAGAGGCATCACAAAGTAATAGTGATGAATTGGGTATTCCTGCTAAAGATTTAATGCTTAAATCTGATGCTAAAAAAGAAAGTATTTCTGAAGTCAATAACGAACTTTATATTGGAAATATTCAGGATAGCTTCACTTCTCCAAGTAATGAAAGTATAGACTTAATGCAATTTAACGAAAGCATACCTGAAGACTGGAGTGTTCTTTTTGAAGAGCCAACGCCGATAAACTCCGTTTCTCAAGCCCCTCAATACAATAAGGCTTCGCAAGTGGTAGGTAATCAGCATGATTGTGTTGAAGCGACAGAAGGACAAGAAGAGAGTTCCGAGATTGTTACTGAAAATACCAACAGCTCTATGCGGCCTCAACCCGTTCAACCAAAAAAAACACCGTTAGGTACACTTAGCTTAGCTGAAGAAAATGATGAGTCTAAACTTTTACAAGCCTTCATTGAGGGTATGAAAGTACATGGGCATCAAATCCACCCTGAAATGAATGAACAGTGGTGGTATGAAATGGGTGAAAGTGTGTGCTTACTACTAACTGGTCTTATGACAACACTGCAAAAGCGTTCGGACTTCAAGCAAACCAATCGTCTAATGCATACGTCATTTAAGCGTCAAGAAAATAACCCACTTAAGTTTTCTGCTAATTTTGAAGACGCAATTCATAACCTATATCATCGAAAATCCCCCAGCTTTTTATCAGCACCGCGAGCGATACAAGAGGCATTTTCAGATATAGATCAGCATGAAAAAGCCATGGTTTATGGCACGAAAGGCGCTGTGAAAGGGGTTATGTCAGCCTTAGAACCTAATCGGGTTACGAGTATAGAACCCCCCGAAGGCTTGCTATCAAATTGGTTTGGATCTAAGCAAAAAGCAAATAACTGGCAGCGTTATGAAGCTTTATTTTATGAATTAGAAAGTGATCTTCGCCAAGAGCAGCCATTTTATTTAGATGACTTTGTGAAGCATTATGAAGCGAGCTTAAAAGGAATGGGAGAAAAGTAA
- a CDS encoding serine/threonine-protein kinase, which translates to MAKKTEKESTPQIENTSHEIEKKEDINNKTIVRSHHDSQPNKPSSSEPVPTNESNDLINTVIKGRYRIESRIGNGGMCNVYRATDLLLEAAGVANPFVAIKALQNEFINQPDAAKVLIHEAQTTQKLSHPNIIRVYDFGIDKKVYYIVMEYLDGETLDVVIQRSRPHGLPYKRAIPLLDQMMSALTYAHKNGVVHADLKPSNIMLTRDGDIKVFDFGIAKKTSLNYDQYAAVQEEADDVEFGGYTPNYASIELLNGNPPSIKDDIFALSCISYELCSSKHPYHRKPADIALKEHIQPSRPKHLSTSKWRTIQQGLALDANKRSDNIGTIQTQLHKQHKPMIMMTAAILGLSSVLGYVFFQQKETISDLSRTISQLQSSIQAQSQLEYLRPQEIVEQLPELRKEHPVLAQGLLRDKQKAILAIYEHKIDQIFNTRTNHYPNYYAIEAELAQAHKLYPDSHALNVLSTDISTSWQSTLDVITNRINTALEKGAYTASDETNIYQLLTQLQTLRHDAKFKPTSLAEETFTIQFDEAMKNHDVESLENLIKAGKTFFADKVQTLDKIQLATQLKQAITHVEMYRTAKAQGVPAPFPYESAELLYAPKFTKFNQQLSKIRSESKLDALLKQVDSVAKELPADFSSLITLRLASANQYLDFSEQWQKKRKQRAARDAMKKATHQFNLVEKARSNS; encoded by the coding sequence ATGGCAAAGAAAACAGAAAAAGAAAGCACCCCACAAATAGAAAACACGTCCCATGAGATCGAAAAAAAAGAAGATATAAATAATAAAACAATCGTTAGAAGTCATCATGACTCACAACCAAATAAACCATCCTCTAGTGAGCCAGTACCAACCAATGAGTCAAATGATCTGATTAATACAGTTATCAAAGGTCGCTATCGCATTGAATCACGTATTGGTAATGGCGGTATGTGCAATGTATATCGAGCAACAGATCTATTGTTAGAAGCAGCAGGGGTTGCCAATCCTTTTGTGGCCATCAAAGCCCTTCAGAATGAATTTATTAATCAACCTGATGCGGCAAAAGTGCTGATCCATGAAGCGCAAACAACGCAAAAATTAAGCCACCCGAATATTATTCGTGTCTACGATTTTGGGATTGATAAAAAAGTTTATTATATCGTCATGGAATACCTTGATGGTGAAACGCTTGATGTTGTTATTCAACGTTCTCGACCTCATGGCTTACCTTACAAACGAGCAATACCATTGCTTGATCAAATGATGTCGGCGCTCACTTATGCGCATAAAAATGGCGTAGTTCATGCCGATCTTAAACCCAGTAATATCATGCTTACGCGAGACGGTGATATTAAGGTCTTCGACTTTGGAATAGCCAAGAAAACCTCATTGAACTATGACCAATACGCCGCAGTTCAAGAAGAAGCTGATGATGTTGAATTTGGAGGTTACACGCCAAACTATGCTTCTATTGAATTACTAAATGGTAATCCACCAAGTATTAAAGATGACATTTTTGCACTCAGCTGTATCAGCTATGAACTATGTTCAAGCAAGCACCCTTATCATCGTAAACCGGCTGATATTGCACTAAAAGAACATATACAGCCTTCACGTCCGAAACACCTTAGTACATCCAAGTGGCGTACTATCCAGCAAGGTTTAGCACTGGATGCAAATAAGCGTTCTGACAATATTGGAACGATCCAAACTCAGCTTCATAAACAGCATAAACCCATGATAATGATGACGGCTGCAATTCTCGGTTTAAGCTCAGTTTTAGGCTATGTGTTCTTCCAACAAAAAGAGACAATATCAGATTTAAGCCGAACAATTAGCCAATTGCAAAGCAGCATCCAAGCCCAGTCTCAACTTGAATATTTACGACCGCAGGAAATTGTCGAACAACTACCAGAATTAAGAAAAGAGCATCCAGTACTCGCTCAGGGCTTACTCCGCGACAAACAAAAAGCGATTCTAGCCATCTATGAACATAAGATCGATCAGATCTTCAATACACGTACTAACCATTATCCTAATTACTACGCAATTGAAGCTGAGCTTGCACAAGCGCATAAGCTCTACCCTGACTCCCATGCCTTAAATGTTCTTAGTACTGATATTTCAACCAGTTGGCAATCAACACTCGATGTCATTACTAATCGTATTAATACAGCGCTAGAAAAAGGAGCGTATACAGCGTCAGATGAAACTAACATCTACCAGCTACTTACTCAGCTGCAAACATTACGTCATGACGCAAAATTCAAGCCTACATCGTTAGCAGAAGAAACGTTTACTATACAGTTCGATGAAGCAATGAAAAATCATGACGTAGAAAGTTTGGAAAACTTAATTAAAGCAGGGAAAACCTTCTTTGCAGACAAGGTACAGACACTAGATAAGATTCAGCTCGCAACACAACTCAAGCAAGCAATTACACATGTAGAGATGTACCGAACAGCTAAAGCTCAAGGCGTACCCGCTCCTTTTCCGTATGAGTCAGCGGAACTGTTGTATGCACCCAAATTTACTAAATTTAATCAACAGCTCAGTAAAATAAGATCAGAGTCAAAGCTGGATGCCTTATTAAAGCAAGTTGATAGCGTTGCAAAAGAATTACCGGCTGATTTCTCATCACTGATTACATTAAGGTTAGCAAGTGCAAACCAATACCTTGATTTCTCAGAGCAGTGGCAGAAAAAACGAAAACAACGCGCTGCGCGTGATGCGATGAAAAAAGCGACACATCAGTTTAATTTGGTTGAAAAAGCACGCTCAAACTCTTAA
- a CDS encoding 4a-hydroxytetrahydrobiopterin dehydratase, with protein MTSKLHQLKCEACQVDALPVDDAEIAKLRVNIPDWKVMDRDGILQLEREYKFKNFKLAWAFSNQVAEIAEAEFHHPTITLEWGKVTVCWWSHSIKGLHRNDFICAAKTDQCVETTNL; from the coding sequence ATGACGTCTAAATTACACCAATTGAAATGCGAAGCGTGTCAGGTGGATGCACTGCCTGTCGATGATGCTGAAATAGCAAAACTGAGAGTAAACATTCCTGATTGGAAGGTGATGGACCGTGACGGTATTTTGCAGTTAGAGCGTGAGTATAAATTTAAAAATTTCAAATTAGCTTGGGCGTTCAGTAATCAAGTTGCTGAAATTGCAGAGGCCGAGTTTCATCATCCCACAATAACGCTAGAGTGGGGAAAGGTGACCGTTTGCTGGTGGAGCCATTCGATCAAAGGTCTGCATCGCAATGATTTCATTTGTGCGGCTAAAACGGACCAATGTGTTGAGACAACAAACCTGTAA
- the phhA gene encoding phenylalanine 4-monooxygenase gives MGSLTQYVSKQPDTKGVIHWSDDEDQIWHDLFTRQLRCIQGRACDEYSAGLILLELPQDRVPQLHDINQVLLATTGWRCVEVPALINFDRFFTMLANKQFPVATFLRCREEFDYLQEPDFFHEVFGHCAMLTNPAFAAFTHTYGQLGAAASGQDRVYLARLYWFTVEFGLLQSPQGLRIYGGGILSSPAETEYAMASDATGKKAQISPFDPIEVMRTPYRIDIMQPIYFKLSSISQLYELAQQDIMAMAHEAKQLGLHPPLYPPKLPSEKPDPHLKSA, from the coding sequence ATGGGAAGTCTAACTCAGTATGTATCCAAGCAACCTGATACCAAGGGTGTGATTCATTGGAGTGATGATGAAGACCAGATTTGGCATGATTTGTTTACTCGTCAACTTCGCTGCATACAAGGGCGAGCTTGTGATGAGTACAGCGCCGGTTTGATTTTACTTGAACTTCCACAAGATCGTGTGCCTCAACTGCACGATATTAACCAAGTGTTGTTGGCGACGACAGGGTGGCGATGTGTTGAAGTGCCTGCGCTGATTAACTTTGACCGCTTTTTTACCATGCTTGCGAATAAGCAGTTTCCCGTTGCGACTTTCCTCCGTTGTCGGGAAGAGTTTGATTACTTGCAAGAGCCGGACTTTTTCCATGAAGTCTTTGGGCATTGTGCCATGTTAACCAACCCTGCGTTTGCGGCTTTTACGCATACCTATGGTCAACTTGGTGCGGCGGCATCGGGTCAAGATCGGGTTTATTTAGCGCGGTTATATTGGTTTACGGTGGAGTTTGGTTTGTTGCAATCACCGCAAGGGCTGCGGATCTACGGCGGGGGGATCTTGTCTTCTCCAGCTGAGACCGAATACGCAATGGCAAGCGATGCCACTGGTAAAAAAGCGCAGATTAGTCCCTTTGATCCTATTGAGGTAATGCGCACACCTTATCGAATCGACATTATGCAGCCCATATATTTTAAATTGTCTTCTATTTCACAACTGTACGAACTGGCCCAGCAAGACATTATGGCAATGGCTCATGAAGCTAAACAGCTTGGGCTACATCCACCACTTTACCCACCTAAATTACCCTCAGAGAAACCAGACCCTCATTTGAAATCTGCCTAA
- a CDS encoding homogentisate 1,2-dioxygenase, translating into MRQWFQFPIVEGNASRQAHCDLPQNTYERECGKEGFFGPASHMYHKHPPTGWIEWEGELRPRAIDTNKIAITGQTPWDASLLLYNEQLKMRMWRTHTHMDHLVRNGDGDEVLFIHQGSGHLYCDYGHFTFRDGDYIVLPRATSWRVEVNEPVAMLMIEATNSGYQMAERGLVGQHAIYDPAMLEYARIDEPFLTQQNSHQQWQVKLKARQRLNTITYPFNPLDAQGWKGNLTAFKLNWRDIRPLMSHRYHLPPSAHTTFVANGFVICTFVPRPIESDPQALKVPFFHNNDDYDEVLFYHKGNFFSRDNIEAGMITHHPCGFSHGPHPKALKTSVEQSKTQTDEVAVMIDARFPLDVAELPQGAENKDYVHSWQQQN; encoded by the coding sequence ATGCGCCAATGGTTTCAATTTCCCATCGTTGAAGGCAATGCTTCTCGTCAAGCGCACTGCGATTTACCGCAAAACACTTATGAACGAGAATGTGGTAAAGAGGGCTTTTTTGGCCCAGCCAGTCACATGTATCATAAGCACCCTCCAACGGGCTGGATCGAGTGGGAAGGAGAGCTGCGCCCTCGCGCCATAGACACCAATAAGATCGCCATTACAGGCCAAACACCTTGGGATGCTTCATTGTTGCTCTATAACGAGCAGCTGAAAATGCGCATGTGGCGTACCCATACTCACATGGATCACTTAGTGCGTAACGGTGATGGTGATGAGGTGCTGTTTATCCATCAAGGTAGTGGGCATTTATATTGCGATTATGGCCATTTCACCTTTAGAGATGGTGATTACATCGTACTGCCAAGAGCCACCAGCTGGCGGGTAGAAGTCAATGAACCCGTCGCTATGCTAATGATCGAAGCCACCAACAGTGGCTATCAAATGGCTGAGCGGGGATTAGTGGGGCAGCACGCAATTTACGACCCTGCAATGCTGGAATATGCGCGGATTGATGAACCATTTTTAACACAGCAAAACAGTCACCAGCAATGGCAAGTTAAACTCAAAGCACGCCAACGTTTAAATACTATCACCTACCCGTTTAATCCTTTAGACGCCCAAGGCTGGAAAGGAAACCTAACCGCGTTCAAACTTAATTGGCGCGACATCAGGCCATTAATGAGCCACCGTTATCACTTACCGCCGTCAGCACACACCACCTTTGTCGCCAATGGCTTTGTGATTTGTACCTTTGTCCCTCGCCCCATAGAGAGCGACCCTCAGGCCTTAAAGGTGCCTTTTTTCCATAATAATGATGATTACGACGAAGTGCTTTTCTACCACAAAGGTAACTTTTTCAGCCGAGACAATATTGAGGCAGGGATGATCACGCACCATCCTTGTGGCTTTTCTCATGGTCCTCACCCCAAAGCGTTAAAAACAAGCGTTGAACAATCCAAAACGCAAACCGATGAAGTCGCAGTCATGATTGATGCTCGCTTTCCGCTCGATGTCGCCGAGCTGCCACAAGGTGCTGAAAACAAAGACTACGTCCATTCATGGCAACAACAAAATTAA
- a CDS encoding fumarylacetoacetate hydrolase family protein: protein MKLASLKQGRDGQLIIVSRDLTRAVHAHHIAPTLQFALDNWPHVEADLAHLYRNLNNDDAPDSFVFNPERCASPLPRAYQWADGSAYVNHVELVRQARGAAMPESFWTDPLMYQGMSDRFLGPNDDIEAADEAWGIDFEGEIAIVTDDVPMGLRTEEAHDHIRLLMLVNDVSLRNLIPNELAKSFGFFQSKPASSFSPVAVTPDELGEAWHDYKLHYRLHVHLNGQLFGRPDAGTDMTFNFAELLQHIAKTRHVSAGSIIGSGTVSNKDRSQGSCCIAEKRMLEILEQGAAQTDFMHFGDTVRIEMFNEANESIFGAIEQRVVRYQHTYLDEDLNHHAVHPSTKR from the coding sequence GTGAAATTAGCCTCTCTCAAGCAAGGTCGTGATGGTCAACTTATCATCGTATCCCGCGATTTAACCCGTGCCGTCCATGCACACCATATTGCACCGACCCTGCAATTTGCACTCGATAATTGGCCCCATGTTGAAGCGGATTTAGCGCATTTATACCGCAACCTGAATAATGACGATGCACCAGACAGCTTTGTGTTCAATCCAGAACGCTGTGCCTCCCCTTTACCACGAGCGTATCAATGGGCCGATGGCAGTGCGTATGTCAATCATGTCGAGTTAGTACGCCAAGCCCGAGGGGCTGCCATGCCTGAGAGCTTTTGGACCGATCCTCTGATGTATCAAGGCATGTCTGACCGATTCTTAGGGCCAAACGATGATATAGAAGCGGCAGACGAAGCGTGGGGGATCGACTTTGAAGGCGAGATAGCCATAGTGACCGACGATGTCCCTATGGGGCTGCGAACTGAAGAAGCCCACGACCATATTCGGTTATTGATGCTCGTGAATGATGTCTCACTGAGAAACTTAATCCCTAACGAACTGGCGAAGAGTTTTGGATTTTTTCAGTCCAAGCCCGCCTCTAGCTTCTCTCCTGTGGCCGTCACCCCTGACGAACTTGGCGAAGCATGGCACGATTATAAGCTTCACTACCGCTTACACGTTCACCTCAATGGCCAATTATTTGGTCGCCCGGATGCAGGCACCGACATGACATTCAACTTTGCTGAACTGCTCCAGCACATAGCGAAAACACGCCATGTGAGCGCAGGTTCTATTATCGGATCTGGGACTGTTTCTAATAAAGACCGTTCGCAAGGCTCATGTTGTATTGCTGAAAAACGCATGTTGGAAATCCTAGAGCAAGGTGCAGCACAAACCGATTTTATGCACTTTGGCGACACAGTGCGTATCGAAATGTTTAACGAGGCAAACGAATCTATTTTTGGCGCCATAGAACAACGTGTTGTGCGTTACCAACATACTTATCTTGATGAAGACTTAAACCATCACGCTGTACATCCCTCAACCAAACGTTAA
- the maiA gene encoding maleylacetoacetate isomerase: protein MKLYDYYRSSASYRVRIALHLKGLSYDAVPISLIDGEHQNDDYRHTNPNQRVPSLENENGPLGQSLAIIEYLNEIHPDPKLLPSDPWKKAQCRSLAMLIACDIHPLNNLQVLNYLNTELGVNQNEKMVWYHYWLSRGLSAFEQLLMQRPTPTDFCCGDQPTLADLCLIPQIYNARRFNFDLDPFPLINDIERTCQLLPAFQLAHPDHSIKE from the coding sequence ATGAAACTCTATGATTACTACCGATCGTCAGCATCTTATCGAGTACGTATCGCACTTCACCTCAAGGGGCTAAGTTATGACGCTGTGCCGATCTCTTTGATTGATGGCGAGCATCAAAATGATGATTATCGCCACACCAATCCGAATCAACGCGTGCCGAGCCTAGAAAATGAAAATGGGCCATTAGGACAATCCCTGGCGATCATTGAGTACCTTAACGAAATCCACCCAGACCCCAAACTACTCCCAAGTGACCCTTGGAAAAAAGCCCAGTGTCGTTCGCTGGCGATGCTTATTGCTTGCGATATTCACCCGCTGAACAACTTACAAGTGCTCAACTACCTCAATACAGAGTTAGGCGTTAATCAAAACGAAAAAATGGTGTGGTATCACTATTGGCTCAGCCGCGGTTTATCGGCATTTGAACAACTCTTGATGCAACGCCCGACGCCAACAGATTTTTGTTGTGGTGATCAACCGACCCTCGCTGATCTGTGTTTGATCCCGCAAATTTACAATGCTCGACGATTCAATTTTGATTTAGATCCCTTTCCGCTCATTAACGACATAGAGCGTACTTGCCAATTGCTACCCGCTTTTCAACTCGCTCATCCTGATCACTCAATTAAGGAATAG